In Oryzias melastigma strain HK-1 unplaced genomic scaffold, ASM292280v2 sc00231, whole genome shotgun sequence, a single window of DNA contains:
- the LOC112139511 gene encoding uncharacterized protein LOC112139511, with the protein MKMTPLVFAGCVTCLLLGTVAYSWAQKSSASLHFKSVLVGEEVTLKCSHQGTLIDFFLWYKQPLGQKPQLMSTFFNYKKNGTLVDPFKNDPRFELETVKDRNHLKISNVEMSDSATYYCISSYSYTFTFLEGFSVHVKNSSSYIQASVDQSSSENIHAGDSVTLNCTVHTGSCDGEHRVYWFKDSGDSHPGLIYTDGGRKDQCESKKNTQTHSCVYELSMKNLTESHAGIYYCAVASCGHILFGNGTKLDLTGQPNSWLVYYLTGSLTFMSVLVVFLVYKIQKQMCCQSKDGSSATACTPNTENKNKDSENLHYAAVNVKRSNRSRRQKNDLNTDCVYTTVRQQN; encoded by the exons ATGAAAATGACTCCTCTGGTGTTTGCTGGCTGTGTGACATGTCTGCTGCTGGGTACAGTGG CTTATTCTTGGGCTCAGAAATCGTCTGcatctttacattttaagtcAGTTCTTGTTGGAGAGGaagtgactttaaaatgttcacatcaAGGCACTCTGATAGATTTCTTTTTGTGGTATAAACAACCTTTGGGACAGAAGCCACAACTCATGTCTACGTTTtttaattataagaaaaatggaACTCTAGTGGATCCCTTCAAGAACGATCCACGGTTTGAACTGGAGACAGTTAAAGACAGAAATCACTTGAAGATCTCAAATGTGGAAATGTCAGACTCAGCTACTTACTACTGCATCAGCTCTTATTCTTACACATTCACATTTTTGGAAGGCTTTAGTGTCCATGTGAAGAACTCTTCTTCTTACATCCAGGCTTCAGTAGATCAGTCGTCCTCTGAGAACATCCATGCAGGAGACTCTGTGACTCTGAACTGTACAGTACACACTGGGAGCTGTGATGGAGAACACAGAGTTTACTGGTTCAAAGACTCTGGAGACTCTCATCCAGGACTCATTTACACTGATGGAGGCAGGAAGGATCAGTGTGAGAGTAagaagaacacacaaacacacagttgtgTCTATGAACTGTCTATGAAGAACCTGACTGAGTCTCATGCTGGgatctactactgtgctgttgCCTCATGTGGACACATACTGTTTGGAAACGGAACCAAACTGGATCTCACAG GTCAGCCAAACTCTTGGTTGGTTTATTATTTAACTGGATCTTTGACCTTCATGAGCGtccttgttgtttttctggtttACAAGATTCAAAAACAGATGTGCTGCCAGTCTAAAG ATGGAAGCTCAGCAACTGCCTGTACCCCAAACACAGAG aaCAAGAACAAAGACTCAGAAAACCTCCATTACGCTGCTGTTAATGTCAAGAGGTCCAACAGATCCAGAAGACAGAAGAACGACTTGAACACAGACTGTGTTTATACGACTGTGAGACAACAGAACTGA